A region from the Geobacillus vulcani PSS1 genome encodes:
- the cbpB gene encoding cyclic-di-AMP-binding protein CbpB, which translates to MTWEHNDFMQMTVKSFLIPADKVAHVQPGNYLDHALLVLTKTGYSAIPVLDTSYKLHGLISMTMMMDAILGLERIEFERLETMKVEEVMNRNIPRLRLNDSLTKAIGLIVNHPFVCVENDDGYFAGIFTRREILKQLNKRLQRSNGGRKPGRKEAEQ; encoded by the coding sequence ATGACATGGGAACACAATGATTTCATGCAAATGACTGTGAAGTCCTTTCTGATTCCGGCGGATAAAGTGGCGCATGTGCAGCCGGGAAATTATTTGGACCATGCGCTGCTCGTCTTGACGAAAACCGGCTATTCGGCGATTCCGGTATTGGACACATCTTATAAGCTTCACGGGCTGATCAGCATGACGATGATGATGGATGCGATTTTAGGATTGGAGCGCATCGAATTTGAACGGCTCGAGACGATGAAGGTGGAAGAAGTGATGAACCGAAACATTCCGCGCCTGCGGCTTAACGACAGCCTGACGAAGGCCATCGGGCTGATTGTCAACCATCCGTTTGTCTGTGTGGAAAATGACGATGGTTATTTTGCAGGCATTTTCACTCGCCGGGAAATACTGAAACAACTGAATAAACGGCTGCAGAGGTCTAATGGCGGCCGGAAGCCAGGCCGAAAAGAAGCTGAACAATGA